In Canis lupus familiaris isolate Mischka breed German Shepherd chromosome 23, alternate assembly UU_Cfam_GSD_1.0, whole genome shotgun sequence, the following are encoded in one genomic region:
- the LOC102154740 gene encoding collagen alpha-2(I) chain-like isoform X7, with amino-acid sequence MADGGYLAAPAAPPSRPTRARHPGTCSFVEAAEPVQPGAGGLSGPQFPAGSTPSGAGSQNWKGSGGCGAVGAESAGLRGLRAPLALLLSPCSGGAEGSAEGDVLSRRRGLGYRLRRDPGLGESNKLPADAAAPGLGASPGPRPPAGASRCPRGTAGDQPVCWTRTFGRIGAPRKWEVSSADRFLGTESGTRAVTCLFKPATHRKQTCSPRQALDYQTWLTFWKEGERLKFRHS; translated from the exons CCTGGGACTTGTAGTTTTGTGGAGGCGGCCGAGCCCGTCCAACCTGGGGCGGGCGGGCTTTCGGGACCGCAATTCCCGGCAGGGAGCACGCCCTCCGGCGCGGGCAGCCAGAACTGGAAGGGTtcagggggctgcggggctgtcGGGGCCGAGTCCGCAGGTTTGCGGGGGCTGCGCGCTCCCCTCGCTCTCCTCCTCTCGCCGTGTAGCGGCGGCGCCGAGGGCTCGGCGGAGGGGGACGTTCTTAGTCGCCGTCGAGGCTTGGGGTACC GTCTGCGGCGTGACCCGGGACTTGGCGAATCTAACAAGCTGCCGGCAGATGCGGCCGCTCCTGGTCTGGGGGCTTCGCCCGGGCCCCGACCTCCCGCGGGGGCCAGTAGGTGTCCTCGGGGCACAGCGGGAGACCAGCCTGTCTGCTGGACCCGAACCTTCGGTAGGATCGGCGCCCCACGGAAATGGGAGGTGAGCTCGGCAGACAGGTTCCTGGGTACGGAGTCGGGAACCAGGGCTGTCACGTGTCTGTTCAAGCCAGctacacacagaaaacaaacctGCTCACCCAGGCAGGCACTCGATTATCAAACTTGGTTGActttctggaaggaaggagagagactaAAATTTAGGcattcttaa